A genomic segment from uncultured Desulfuromonas sp. encodes:
- a CDS encoding AtpZ/AtpI family protein: MTDQTPRQERFHETVDRKARRKRTEQLRNQQPLWSGFSLFGIVGWSVAIPTLVAIAIGIWLDRHVVGGPSWTLTLLPVGIGLGCLAAWRWVSHEEQQIHHHPDDPQEDHDDQ, encoded by the coding sequence ATGACTGATCAGACGCCGCGTCAAGAACGCTTTCACGAAACCGTCGATCGCAAGGCACGGCGCAAACGCACGGAGCAGTTGCGCAATCAACAACCGCTTTGGAGCGGTTTCAGCCTGTTCGGCATTGTCGGCTGGTCGGTAGCCATACCGACGTTAGTCGCCATTGCCATCGGCATCTGGCTGGATCGCCATGTGGTGGGCGGACCATCGTGGACACTGACATTACTTCCCGTAGGGATCGGCCTTGGCTGTCTGGCAGCCTGGCGATGGGTGTCCCACGAAGAGCAGCAGATTCATCACCACCCGGACGATCCGCAGGAGGACCATGATGACCAATGA
- a CDS encoding alternate F1F0 ATPase, F1 subunit alpha, with protein sequence MSDLLGQWVDSACSRLKEGVETLPDQLTLRESGRVTTVSTGIAKINGLPGVGAEERVEFPQGLEGIAFNVDADEVGVVLLGDYQYLHTGDEARRSGRVMDVPVGEALLGRVINPLGAPLDQKGPLDSSHRLPIERPAPAIMERAPVTTPLHTGIKVVDALVPIGRGQRELILGDRQTGKTAIAIDTILNQKGQNVRCVYCAIGQRAAAVARVIAELDRRGAMDYTVVMVAEGNDPPGLSYIAPYAATTIAEEFMRQGDDVLIVYDDLTHHARAYRELSLLLRRPPGREAFPGDIFYIHSRLLERATHLHPDLGGGSLTALPIIETEAQNMSAYIPTNLISITDGQLYLSPTLFELGALPAIDVGKSVSRVGGKAQLEAYRKIAGNLKLAYAQFEELETFARFGTRLDESTQAVITHGRRIRACLKQPQYSPVSVVQQLGVLQALNSGLFDGIDEEEMTAAEQIVRDAMNNLNEHEYQQLTGKAPFTTAVMDELTALARRSLTELAS encoded by the coding sequence ATGAGTGACCTCCTTGGCCAATGGGTAGACAGTGCTTGCAGTCGGCTTAAAGAGGGTGTAGAGACCCTGCCGGATCAGTTGACCCTTCGCGAATCCGGCCGCGTCACCACAGTCTCAACCGGGATTGCAAAAATCAACGGCCTGCCAGGGGTCGGCGCCGAGGAGCGGGTTGAGTTTCCTCAGGGGCTTGAAGGCATTGCCTTTAATGTCGATGCCGATGAGGTCGGTGTGGTGCTGCTGGGTGATTATCAGTATCTGCACACCGGAGACGAAGCCCGCCGTTCCGGGAGGGTGATGGATGTGCCCGTCGGAGAGGCGTTGCTTGGCCGGGTTATCAACCCTTTGGGTGCGCCACTGGATCAAAAAGGGCCGCTAGACAGTTCGCACCGGCTGCCCATTGAGCGGCCCGCCCCAGCGATTATGGAACGGGCACCGGTCACCACGCCATTGCATACCGGCATCAAGGTGGTGGATGCGCTGGTGCCTATCGGCCGCGGTCAGCGGGAATTGATCCTGGGAGATCGTCAAACAGGAAAAACAGCAATTGCCATTGATACCATCCTCAACCAGAAGGGGCAGAATGTTCGCTGTGTTTACTGTGCGATCGGCCAACGCGCCGCCGCCGTCGCTCGTGTTATTGCCGAGCTGGACCGGCGTGGCGCGATGGACTATACCGTGGTCATGGTGGCTGAAGGCAATGATCCTCCGGGATTGTCCTACATCGCCCCTTACGCCGCCACGACCATTGCCGAAGAATTCATGCGCCAGGGCGATGATGTTCTCATTGTCTATGACGATCTGACCCACCATGCCCGTGCCTATCGCGAACTGTCTTTGTTACTGCGGCGACCGCCGGGACGCGAGGCGTTTCCCGGAGATATCTTCTACATCCATTCGCGCCTGCTGGAACGCGCGACGCATCTGCATCCGGACCTTGGCGGCGGCTCACTTACCGCCCTGCCGATCATCGAAACCGAGGCGCAGAACATGTCGGCCTATATTCCCACCAACCTGATCTCCATCACCGATGGCCAACTGTATCTATCACCCACCCTGTTTGAACTCGGTGCATTACCGGCCATTGATGTCGGCAAATCCGTTTCACGGGTTGGCGGCAAGGCCCAGCTCGAAGCGTATCGCAAAATCGCCGGCAATTTGAAGCTGGCCTATGCCCAATTTGAAGAACTGGAGACCTTTGCCCGATTCGGCACCCGGCTTGATGAATCGACTCAAGCCGTCATCACCCATGGCCGACGCATCCGCGCCTGCCTGAAGCAACCTCAGTACAGCCCGGTCTCGGTCGTGCAACAACTCGGTGTCTTGCAGGCGCTCAACAGCGGCCTGTTTGACGGCATTGATGAAGAAGAAATGACGGCTGCCGAGCAGATCGTGCGTGATGCCATGAACAACCTGAATGAACACGAGTATCAACAGCTGACCGGCAAAGCGCCATTTACCACCGCGGTTATGGATGAGCTCACCGCTCTGGCGCGCCGGTCATTGACGGAGCTGGCGTCATGA
- a CDS encoding ATP synthase subunit I: MMTNDLWLPGVLSVTVGFVIGLFFFAGLWWTVRRAVISKYPALWFIGSMLLRVAVTLAGFYWVSADQWWRLLLCTAGFIVARPVVSRTVNRPDSGRRKPCN; encoded by the coding sequence ATGATGACCAATGATCTGTGGCTGCCAGGAGTCTTGTCCGTCACCGTCGGCTTTGTGATCGGCCTGTTCTTTTTCGCCGGGTTGTGGTGGACAGTGCGTCGCGCCGTCATCTCGAAATATCCGGCACTGTGGTTCATCGGCAGCATGCTGCTGCGGGTGGCCGTCACCTTGGCAGGCTTTTACTGGGTCAGCGCCGATCAATGGTGGCGGTTGTTGCTGTGCACCGCCGGTTTCATTGTCGCCCGACCGGTGGTTTCGCGCACGGTCAATCGCCCCGATTCAGGCAGGAGGAAACCATGCAATTAA
- the extKL gene encoding multiheme c-type cytochrome ExtKL, whose amino-acid sequence MKSIKNISLSLLIVLVSASCVFALGAGVGRDGTIAATKGKAKTLNELIQMYDSTACIDCHEEIHNDWAASPHARPMYGTGRTAATMITAMKNGFMSWAYSGVNGPEDVKVEHLMGCAKCHLPQLADAEDTVAVELVHTLYDWYDAAKAGKKEEQAKYEETLLALNINCLICHNRMAITHKWTDGYPQSDTVYGFNEGEHEDEHFGKMKVSPIMNESIFCGQCHGLGPNLELENPTQCATLYGSYLWSYTAHGGHKTCQECHMEESGLGHKILSYSDPKMQEMALDFDVEAYGVRWRDGSKMTPKAVVRVEMKNKSGHSIPDGUPTPNRLVLSVRAETKEEGEIFNQEMIFMPTPQQFGRSDVMGRGPYEKSGIIEETGLPPGKEIEQRFEIFYPTEDVKNDQGKMVRKTLEKEMDVTVELWYLPFGTKRTSPQLWREWTETIKIKSDGL is encoded by the coding sequence ATGAAATCAATTAAAAACATCAGCCTTTCATTGCTGATCGTGCTCGTCAGCGCGAGCTGCGTCTTCGCCCTCGGCGCTGGCGTTGGCCGTGACGGCACCATCGCAGCAACCAAAGGTAAGGCCAAGACTTTGAATGAGTTGATTCAGATGTATGACTCAACCGCCTGTATTGACTGCCACGAAGAAATTCATAACGACTGGGCGGCGTCCCCCCATGCCCGCCCCATGTACGGTACCGGCCGCACCGCGGCGACCATGATCACCGCGATGAAAAACGGCTTCATGTCCTGGGCCTACTCCGGTGTAAACGGCCCCGAAGACGTTAAGGTCGAGCATCTGATGGGCTGCGCCAAGTGTCACCTGCCGCAACTGGCTGACGCTGAGGACACGGTTGCCGTTGAGCTGGTTCACACCCTGTACGATTGGTATGATGCCGCCAAAGCCGGCAAGAAAGAAGAGCAGGCCAAGTACGAAGAAACTCTGCTGGCCCTCAACATCAACTGCCTGATCTGCCACAACCGCATGGCCATCACCCACAAGTGGACCGACGGCTATCCGCAAAGTGACACGGTTTACGGTTTCAACGAGGGTGAGCACGAAGACGAGCACTTCGGCAAAATGAAGGTCAGCCCGATCATGAACGAGTCGATCTTCTGCGGTCAGTGCCACGGTCTCGGTCCCAACCTTGAGTTGGAGAACCCCACGCAGTGCGCCACTCTGTACGGCAGCTACCTGTGGTCTTACACCGCTCACGGCGGCCACAAGACCTGCCAGGAATGCCACATGGAAGAATCCGGCCTGGGTCACAAGATCCTGAGCTACAGCGATCCTAAAATGCAAGAGATGGCACTCGATTTTGATGTTGAAGCGTACGGCGTTCGCTGGCGTGACGGCAGCAAGATGACCCCGAAAGCCGTTGTTCGCGTTGAGATGAAGAACAAGTCCGGTCACTCCATCCCTGATGGCTGACCGACCCCTAACCGACTGGTTCTGTCGGTACGCGCTGAAACAAAAGAAGAAGGGGAAATTTTCAACCAGGAAATGATTTTCATGCCGACACCTCAGCAGTTTGGTCGCAGCGACGTTATGGGTCGCGGACCTTACGAGAAGAGCGGCATTATTGAAGAAACCGGCTTGCCACCCGGAAAAGAGATCGAGCAGCGCTTTGAGATCTTCTACCCGACTGAGGATGTGAAGAACGACCAAGGCAAAATGGTTCGCAAGACTCTTGAGAAAGAGATGGATGTCACTGTAGAGCTGTGGTATCTGCCTTTCGGCACCAAGCGCACTTCGCCGCAACTGTGGCGTGAGTGGACAGAGACTATCAAGATCAAGTCTGACGGTCTGTAG
- a CDS encoding F0F1 ATP synthase subunit C has translation MEAQTWIAMISIFTAGITIAIGSIGSALGEGRAVSSALTALAQQPDSASTITRTLFVGLAMVESTAIYCFVVSMIVLFANPFWNHFLEAAGG, from the coding sequence ATGGAAGCACAAACCTGGATCGCCATGATCTCCATTTTTACTGCCGGCATCACCATTGCTATCGGCTCCATCGGCTCGGCACTCGGTGAAGGGCGTGCTGTCTCCTCCGCCTTGACGGCACTGGCGCAGCAGCCGGACTCCGCCTCGACCATTACCCGGACCCTGTTTGTCGGTCTGGCCATGGTCGAATCGACCGCTATCTACTGCTTTGTCGTCTCGATGATTGTGTTGTTTGCCAATCCGTTCTGGAACCATTTCCTGGAGGCTGCGGGAGGGTAA
- the atpD gene encoding F0F1 ATP synthase subunit beta: MDAQRQVTDNKISFEGQIVAIRGSVVDVYFAEHLPEIHTLLHCPVLENIVLEVASQLDASHVRAMALTPTQGLARQMTVTHTGTPLQAPVGHATLSRMFDVFGNPIDRKPPPKDLHWRSVHQPSPPLSQRSTEPEIFETGIKVIDVLMPLERGGKTGLFGGAGVGKTVLLTEMIHNMVHQHEGVSLFCGIGERCREGEELYRDMEQAGVLDNMAMIFGQMNEPPGSRFRVGHVALTMAEYFRDDEHRDVLLLIDNIFRFIQAGSEISGLMGQMPSRLGYQPTLSTELSQLQERIANTETGAITSIQAVYVPADDFTDPAAVHTFSHLSASVVLSRKRASEGLYPAIDPLQSNSKMANPSIVGSHHDTIARQVRQTLAQYEEMKDIIAMLGLEQLSQKDRAIVSKARRLERFLTQPFFTTEQFSGMQGKLVSRDDALDGCRQILAGDFDDCPEQALYMVGTIDEAREKWQTLKGDAQGGDDET, translated from the coding sequence ATGGATGCACAACGACAAGTGACTGACAATAAAATCAGCTTTGAAGGTCAGATCGTAGCCATCCGCGGCAGTGTCGTTGATGTGTACTTTGCCGAGCATCTACCGGAAATCCACACGCTTCTGCATTGCCCTGTTCTTGAGAATATTGTTTTGGAAGTTGCGTCCCAACTTGATGCATCGCATGTGCGCGCCATGGCACTTACCCCGACGCAGGGGCTGGCGAGACAGATGACCGTCACCCATACCGGCACGCCACTCCAGGCTCCTGTAGGTCACGCCACCCTGTCGCGCATGTTTGACGTTTTCGGCAATCCCATTGATCGCAAACCGCCGCCCAAAGATCTGCACTGGCGCTCTGTCCATCAACCCTCGCCGCCGTTAAGTCAACGTTCCACAGAACCGGAAATCTTTGAAACCGGCATTAAGGTCATTGATGTGCTGATGCCTCTCGAACGTGGCGGAAAAACCGGATTGTTCGGTGGTGCCGGGGTCGGCAAAACCGTGCTGCTGACAGAGATGATCCACAATATGGTGCATCAGCACGAGGGAGTCAGCCTGTTCTGCGGCATTGGTGAACGCTGCCGCGAAGGGGAAGAACTCTATCGCGACATGGAGCAGGCCGGAGTGCTCGACAACATGGCGATGATCTTCGGCCAGATGAACGAACCGCCGGGCAGCCGCTTTCGCGTCGGCCATGTGGCCTTGACCATGGCCGAGTACTTCCGTGATGACGAGCATCGCGACGTTTTGCTGCTGATTGATAATATCTTCCGTTTTATTCAAGCCGGTTCGGAAATTTCGGGACTGATGGGCCAAATGCCGTCGCGCCTGGGCTATCAGCCGACCCTGAGTACTGAACTGTCGCAATTGCAGGAGCGTATCGCCAACACCGAGACCGGGGCCATTACCTCGATCCAGGCGGTGTATGTCCCGGCCGACGACTTTACCGATCCGGCAGCCGTACATACCTTCTCGCACCTGTCGGCTTCAGTGGTTTTGTCACGCAAGAGGGCCAGCGAAGGGCTTTATCCGGCCATTGACCCACTGCAGTCCAACTCAAAAATGGCCAACCCGTCGATTGTCGGCAGTCATCATGACACCATAGCCCGCCAGGTCCGCCAGACCTTAGCGCAATATGAAGAGATGAAAGACATTATTGCCATGCTTGGTTTGGAACAGTTGTCGCAAAAGGATCGCGCCATTGTTTCCAAAGCGCGGCGACTGGAGCGTTTTCTGACCCAGCCGTTTTTCACCACCGAGCAATTCAGTGGCATGCAAGGCAAGCTGGTCAGCCGAGACGACGCCCTGGATGGCTGTCGCCAGATTCTTGCCGGCGACTTTGACGACTGCCCGGAACAGGCTTTGTACATGGTCGGCACCATTGATGAGGCCCGTGAAAAATGGCAGACACTCAAAGGTGATGCCCAGGGAGGCGACGATGAAACTTAA
- a CDS encoding F0F1 ATP synthase subunit gamma, whose translation MSDTLLGLQRKINSATDLAGVVRTMKALAASSINQYEEAVASLRHYSQTVDLGLSACLRALPAHFKQGQKEPELTLVLIFGSDQGLVGQFNESLVDFAIKKLPGDKPQRLIAIGERIAGQLESHGHAADHIYRTPTSVDSITELGIDLQLDNADLNQTPQRHGLLVFYNAPHLGATYQPRMRTILPLDRAWQEELSQLSWPSTALPEICGPLNATFASLIEEYLFISFFQACAESLASENICRLTAMQRAEKNIQEQLENLQRTYHRRRQDTIDAELFDVTFGFEQLNDIR comes from the coding sequence ATGAGTGACACCCTGCTCGGCCTGCAACGCAAAATCAACAGCGCCACCGACCTCGCCGGTGTGGTGCGCACCATGAAGGCGCTGGCGGCTTCCAGCATCAATCAATATGAAGAAGCCGTCGCCTCCTTGCGCCATTACAGCCAGACCGTCGATCTCGGCCTGAGTGCCTGCCTGCGTGCACTGCCTGCCCACTTTAAACAGGGGCAAAAAGAACCTGAGCTCACGCTGGTGCTGATTTTTGGTTCCGATCAGGGGCTGGTCGGCCAGTTCAACGAGAGTCTGGTGGATTTTGCGATCAAAAAGCTTCCTGGAGACAAACCGCAACGCCTGATCGCCATTGGTGAACGGATCGCCGGGCAGCTGGAAAGCCACGGCCATGCAGCGGACCACATCTATCGCACCCCGACCAGTGTCGATTCCATTACCGAGCTGGGCATTGACCTGCAGCTGGACAATGCCGACCTGAATCAGACGCCGCAGCGCCATGGCCTGCTGGTGTTTTACAACGCACCACATCTGGGGGCCACTTATCAGCCACGGATGCGCACCATCCTGCCGTTGGACCGCGCCTGGCAGGAAGAACTCAGTCAGCTCTCCTGGCCATCAACCGCATTGCCGGAAATTTGCGGTCCTCTCAACGCGACCTTTGCTTCCTTAATCGAGGAGTATCTGTTTATTTCGTTCTTTCAGGCCTGCGCAGAATCCCTGGCCAGTGAAAATATCTGTCGCTTAACGGCCATGCAACGGGCAGAAAAAAACATTCAGGAACAACTGGAGAATCTCCAACGCACCTATCACCGTCGCCGTCAGGACACCATCGACGCGGAACTGTTTGATGTCACATTCGGCTTTGAGCAGCTCAACGATATCCGCTGA
- a CDS encoding efflux RND transporter permease subunit, protein MSQLPHTPNDERGPIAWMAGNSVAANLLMLILMIGGILIATQIKQEVFPEFDTDVVTISVSYPGASPEEVEQGIILAIEEAVQGLDGVDEVTSSAQEGSGVVTVELLLGADLQKLARDIESEVDRISTFPDDAEEPEVEIETRKRDVVSIVVFGDQSEIVLRNVAEQLRDFLLQDKNITQVELEDVPDLEISIEVPQQTLRRYGLTLAEIANRLEAASIDLPGGGIKTDAGEILVRMKERRDTAEQFASLPVITNNDGSIVRLGEIATIKDGFEDTDYYAVYNGKPALMIEIYRIGNQTPIDVANAVFAQMDAFEEYLPPGIALDVVKDRSEIFKQRADLLSRNAFLGLALVLVLLSIFLEARLAFWVTMGIPISFLGAFLMLAIAGVSINMVSMFAFIIALGIVVDDAIVVGENIYKFRQQGLPFIHSAIAGVREVAVPVTFSVLTNIVAFLPLYFIPGTMGKIMMTIPVVVISVFTISLVESLFVLPAHLGHLNDRHKRKGLMSWLHHRQQRFSAFFTRLIENYYGPFLDKVLHTRYITIAIAIAVLMTTGAYVKSGRMGMSMFPKIESDYAESSLTLPYGAPIESTERIARQIMAAADSIIAENGGDQLALGTFSQIGRNGSHKARIRVYLTDSEVRPISTEQFTKLWRERSGEFVGVESLSFSSDSGGPGSGAALTMELSHRDLSVLEKASEELAAALENYSQVKDIDDGFAPGKQQLDFTLKPAAQSLGLTASDVARQVRNAYDGADVLKQQRGRNEITIVVRLPKEERISEYNLEQMILRNSEGIEIPLLDAVEIKRGRAYITIDRRNGRRIVTVTADVTPRPQAGQVIAALEEETIPEVLNRYAGLSLSYEGKQADMKESFQGLVSGLLLALMMIYLLLAIPFRSYIQPAIIMVSIPFGMVGATLGHLAMGYSLSIMSLLGVVALSGVVVNDSLVLIDFANRRLHDGDSPHDAVLAAGMQRFRPIMLTTLTTFFGLAPMIFETSRQARFLIPMAISLGFGILFATLIALILVPVLYMVVEDLRAHWKETHPVE, encoded by the coding sequence ATGAGCCAGCTGCCGCACACCCCCAATGATGAACGGGGGCCGATTGCCTGGATGGCAGGCAACTCGGTTGCTGCCAACCTGCTGATGCTGATTTTGATGATCGGCGGCATTCTGATTGCCACCCAGATCAAGCAGGAGGTGTTCCCCGAATTCGACACCGACGTTGTCACCATCTCGGTGTCGTATCCCGGTGCCAGCCCTGAAGAGGTGGAACAAGGCATTATTCTCGCCATCGAAGAGGCGGTTCAAGGTCTGGACGGCGTCGATGAGGTGACCTCCAGCGCCCAGGAAGGTTCCGGGGTGGTCACCGTCGAGCTGCTGCTCGGTGCGGATCTGCAGAAGCTGGCCCGTGACATCGAAAGTGAAGTGGATCGTATCAGCACCTTTCCGGACGATGCCGAAGAGCCGGAAGTGGAGATCGAGACCCGTAAGCGTGATGTGGTGTCCATTGTTGTCTTTGGCGATCAGAGCGAAATTGTCCTGCGCAATGTGGCGGAACAACTGCGTGATTTTCTGCTTCAGGACAAAAACATCACCCAGGTCGAGCTGGAAGACGTGCCCGACCTGGAGATCTCCATAGAAGTCCCTCAGCAGACCCTGCGTCGTTACGGCCTGACGCTGGCAGAGATCGCCAATCGCCTGGAAGCGGCCTCCATCGACCTTCCCGGTGGCGGCATCAAAACAGATGCCGGTGAAATCCTGGTGCGGATGAAAGAGCGTCGCGACACGGCAGAGCAATTCGCCAGTCTGCCGGTCATCACCAATAATGACGGTAGTATTGTCCGTCTCGGCGAAATCGCGACCATCAAAGACGGTTTTGAAGACACCGACTACTATGCGGTCTACAACGGTAAACCCGCGTTGATGATCGAGATCTATCGTATCGGCAACCAGACCCCGATCGATGTCGCCAATGCGGTCTTTGCCCAGATGGACGCGTTTGAGGAATATCTGCCACCCGGCATCGCGCTTGATGTGGTCAAAGACCGTTCAGAGATCTTCAAGCAACGCGCCGACCTGTTGTCACGTAACGCTTTTCTCGGTCTGGCGCTGGTGTTGGTGCTGCTGAGTATTTTTCTCGAAGCACGTCTGGCATTTTGGGTAACCATGGGCATTCCGATTTCCTTTCTCGGTGCCTTCCTGATGCTGGCAATCGCCGGGGTGAGCATCAATATGGTGTCGATGTTTGCCTTTATCATCGCCTTGGGTATCGTTGTCGATGATGCCATTGTTGTCGGTGAAAATATCTATAAATTCCGTCAGCAGGGACTCCCTTTTATCCACTCGGCGATTGCCGGAGTGCGCGAAGTCGCCGTCCCGGTCACATTCAGCGTTCTGACCAATATTGTTGCGTTTCTGCCGCTCTACTTCATCCCCGGCACCATGGGCAAAATCATGATGACCATCCCGGTGGTGGTTATCAGCGTGTTTACCATTTCTCTGGTGGAATCTCTGTTTGTATTGCCCGCCCATCTTGGCCATCTCAATGATCGCCACAAGCGCAAGGGGCTCATGTCTTGGCTTCATCACCGGCAACAACGCTTCAGCGCTTTTTTCACCCGATTGATCGAAAACTATTACGGGCCATTCCTCGACAAGGTGCTGCACACCCGCTACATCACCATCGCCATTGCCATCGCCGTGCTGATGACCACCGGTGCCTATGTCAAAAGCGGGCGTATGGGCATGAGCATGTTCCCGAAGATAGAATCGGACTATGCCGAATCTTCTCTCACTCTGCCCTATGGCGCCCCTATCGAAAGTACTGAAAGAATCGCCCGCCAGATCATGGCAGCTGCGGACAGTATTATTGCTGAAAATGGCGGTGATCAGTTGGCTCTCGGTACGTTCAGTCAGATTGGTCGCAATGGCAGCCACAAGGCTCGCATCCGTGTTTATCTCACGGATTCTGAAGTTCGACCAATCTCCACGGAACAATTCACCAAGCTGTGGCGTGAACGTAGTGGTGAATTTGTCGGCGTGGAGTCGCTCAGTTTCTCTTCCGACTCCGGAGGTCCCGGCTCCGGTGCGGCGCTGACAATGGAATTGAGTCACCGCGATCTGTCGGTTCTTGAAAAGGCCAGTGAAGAGTTGGCTGCCGCTCTGGAAAACTACAGCCAGGTGAAAGATATTGACGACGGCTTTGCCCCTGGCAAACAACAATTGGACTTCACCCTCAAGCCCGCCGCACAAAGCCTCGGCCTGACCGCTTCAGATGTCGCCCGGCAGGTGCGTAACGCCTATGACGGCGCTGACGTCCTTAAACAACAACGCGGTCGTAACGAAATCACCATTGTCGTCCGACTCCCCAAAGAGGAACGCATTTCCGAATACAATCTGGAACAAATGATTCTGCGCAACAGTGAAGGGATTGAGATACCACTGCTGGACGCTGTGGAGATTAAACGAGGCCGTGCCTATATTACCATTGACCGCCGCAATGGCCGCCGCATTGTCACCGTCACGGCAGATGTTACTCCACGTCCTCAAGCGGGTCAGGTCATTGCTGCTCTGGAAGAGGAGACCATCCCGGAAGTGCTCAACCGCTATGCCGGGCTGAGTTTATCCTATGAAGGCAAGCAGGCGGACATGAAGGAGAGTTTCCAGGGCTTGGTTTCCGGCCTGTTGCTGGCGTTGATGATGATCTATCTGTTGCTGGCCATTCCGTTCCGCAGCTACATCCAGCCCGCCATTATCATGGTCAGTATCCCGTTCGGCATGGTCGGAGCTACCCTTGGGCATTTAGCCATGGGCTACAGTCTGAGTATCATGAGTCTGCTCGGCGTTGTCGCGCTGTCCGGGGTGGTGGTCAACGATTCACTGGTATTAATCGACTTTGCCAACCGCCGCCTTCACGATGGCGACAGTCCTCATGATGCCGTGCTTGCTGCCGGGATGCAGCGTTTCCGGCCGATCATGCTCACGACCCTGACGACCTTCTTTGGTCTGGCGCCGATGATTTTTGAGACGTCACGTCAGGCACGCTTCCTGATTCCCATGGCTATCTCACTCGGTTTCGGGATTTTGTTTGCCACCCTGATCGCCCTGATCCTGGTCCCGGTCTTGTACATGGTTGTCGAAGATTTAAGAGCCCACTGGAAAGAAACACACCCGGTCGAGTGA
- a CDS encoding F0F1 ATP synthase subunit epsilon: MKLNILLPSRIFASYEEVHHLMVETPHGALGFLPHRRDCITPLSAGILTYRHEQGGNRYVATDTGILVKTGLEVSVSVRHAVASDNLQELQQIVRDEFLQLTEREQNVRLLFAKIESGFIRRLAEYRHD; encoded by the coding sequence ATGAAACTTAACATCCTGCTGCCTTCACGCATTTTTGCCAGCTACGAGGAGGTTCATCATCTCATGGTGGAAACGCCGCATGGCGCCCTGGGTTTTCTGCCGCATCGACGGGACTGCATCACGCCGCTCAGTGCCGGAATTCTTACCTATCGCCACGAGCAGGGTGGCAATCGCTATGTCGCAACGGACACCGGCATCCTGGTCAAAACCGGACTTGAGGTATCAGTGTCGGTACGTCATGCCGTGGCCAGCGACAATCTGCAGGAGTTGCAACAGATTGTTCGCGATGAATTTTTGCAACTGACGGAGCGGGAGCAAAATGTGCGCTTGCTGTTCGCGAAAATTGAGAGCGGCTTTATCCGCCGTCTAGCGGAGTATCGTCATGACTGA
- a CDS encoding F0F1 ATP synthase subunit A — protein sequence MQLSSDAVIFWHNGWVNLNLTIVMTWVLMAVLAGGSWLLTRGLAQSDHHSRLQALLEMIVIAMVDLLKDAGLKPARHYLPLIGTLFLFIALSNLLVIIPGYQAPTGSLSTTTALAVIVFVAVPFYGIRSQGLKEYLASYLKPVWIMLPFNLIGELSRTLALAVRLFGNMMSGAMIGAILLMIAPLIFPLLMNLLGLLTGMVQAYIFSVLAMVYIAAAIRVHPQ from the coding sequence ATGCAATTAAGTTCCGATGCCGTCATTTTCTGGCACAACGGCTGGGTCAACCTCAACCTGACCATCGTCATGACCTGGGTCTTGATGGCGGTTCTCGCCGGAGGCAGCTGGTTGTTGACACGCGGCTTGGCGCAAAGCGACCACCACAGCCGCTTGCAAGCCTTATTGGAGATGATCGTCATTGCCATGGTCGATCTGCTCAAGGATGCGGGGCTGAAACCGGCGCGCCATTATCTGCCGCTGATCGGCACATTGTTTCTGTTTATTGCCTTATCCAATTTGCTGGTGATTATCCCCGGCTATCAGGCCCCGACCGGCTCACTGTCGACGACCACGGCCCTGGCGGTGATCGTCTTTGTTGCCGTGCCCTTTTACGGCATCCGCTCGCAGGGGCTTAAAGAATACCTGGCCTCGTATCTCAAGCCGGTGTGGATCATGTTGCCGTTCAACCTGATCGGCGAGCTGTCACGCACCCTGGCACTGGCCGTGCGCCTGTTCGGTAATATGATGAGCGGCGCCATGATCGGTGCAATTTTGTTGATGATCGCACCGCTGATTTTCCCGTTACTGATGAACCTGCTCGGTCTGCTCACCGGCATGGTCCAAGCGTATATCTTCTCGGTTCTGGCCATGGTCTACATTGCCGCGGCCATTCGGGTACATCCCCAATAA